One stretch of Schlesneria sp. DSM 10557 DNA includes these proteins:
- a CDS encoding zinc-binding dehydrogenase translates to MKAWRFYGFGDLRLDDIPEPVCQPGHVVVKPLCVQPSVTEAQLAFGIPTLAYDRVKARLDAEAPIQLFGHEFCARIVEVGEGVSGYSVGDRVAARAKLPCGNCPLCRNERSTLCRQGPVIGFDQPGCFSELALLPEIALVKVDDRISDSVAACLQSLSDSVAAVETAQIQIADTVVIFGQGSMGLECLQIARISGAGQIITVDVREEACAVSRELGADHALNARACDVVSTIRELTGGNGADVVFECAGGSPRQGLAGHQTLLDALVSVRSGGKIIGVSWFGGSVMLPIDLFRERSLRYLFPDISTREHLRHTVQLVASGRVRLEHTITHVLHGIEAVPEAFEITASKGKYQAINPAQVVF, encoded by the coding sequence ATGAAGGCGTGGCGATTTTATGGCTTCGGAGATCTGCGTCTGGACGATATCCCGGAGCCTGTTTGTCAGCCCGGTCACGTCGTCGTTAAACCACTTTGCGTACAACCGAGCGTGACCGAAGCGCAGCTTGCGTTTGGTATTCCAACACTGGCCTACGACCGCGTGAAAGCCAGGCTGGATGCAGAGGCCCCTATCCAACTCTTCGGCCACGAGTTTTGCGCCAGGATCGTCGAAGTGGGCGAAGGAGTCAGCGGTTATTCCGTCGGTGATCGCGTTGCAGCCCGCGCCAAGCTTCCCTGCGGAAACTGCCCGCTATGCCGGAACGAGCGCAGCACTCTCTGCCGACAAGGTCCCGTCATCGGTTTCGATCAGCCGGGATGCTTCAGTGAGCTGGCACTGCTTCCCGAAATTGCTCTGGTCAAAGTCGATGATCGAATTTCGGATAGCGTCGCAGCATGTCTGCAATCGCTCAGCGACAGCGTTGCCGCTGTCGAAACAGCCCAGATCCAGATCGCCGACACCGTTGTGATCTTCGGACAGGGAAGCATGGGACTGGAGTGCCTGCAGATTGCGCGGATCAGTGGTGCCGGTCAAATTATTACCGTCGACGTCCGGGAGGAAGCCTGTGCGGTATCTCGCGAACTCGGAGCCGACCACGCACTCAACGCAAGGGCCTGCGATGTGGTGTCGACCATTCGAGAACTGACGGGAGGCAACGGGGCGGATGTAGTCTTCGAATGCGCCGGTGGCAGCCCCAGGCAGGGACTCGCGGGACACCAGACCTTGCTGGATGCCCTGGTTTCAGTCCGTTCAGGAGGAAAAATTATCGGCGTCTCGTGGTTTGGCGGCTCTGTCATGCTGCCGATTGATCTCTTCCGCGAGCGAAGCCTGCGATACCTGTTCCCCGACATCAGCACGCGAGAACACTTGCGGCACACGGTTCAGTTGGTAGCCTCGGGCCGTGTCCGACTCGAACACACAATTACTCACGTCCTGCACGGCATTGAAGCCGTTCCCGAAGCCTTCGAGATCACCGCAAGCAAAGGAAAGTATCAGGCAATCAACCCGGCCCAGGTCGTATTCTGA
- a CDS encoding sialidase family protein yields the protein MSTTWLRFVSGLLLMTSVPCVYAQQAESVPLQPAEAVRVNVYAEPGRFGGWPANHGIWSWGNEILVGFSAGYSKDNGPGVHAIDRERPEEHLFARSLDGGETWSLENPSKQGALIPVGKGLHGITPPGLKEKPWQDCPGGINFQHPDFVITFRMLDHHGDESRFSYSNDRGKTWQGPFRLDVADDQGRKLKLAPRTNYIVNGPHDCLVFLTAAKGNGREGRPLCARTTDGGKTWNFVAWIGPEPKGYSIMPSAVRLGESELLVIIRCREGKRSWLDAYRSLDDGKTWKVDDHPVADTGEGNPPSLIKLSDGRLSLAYGYRAEPFQMRARLSNDGGKTWGNILILHNNGGGRDFGYPVSVQRPDGKIVTIYYFHDQPLSDRYIAATIWNPEYTAK from the coding sequence ATGAGTACGACCTGGCTGCGATTTGTGAGCGGTCTGCTGCTGATGACAAGCGTCCCTTGCGTGTATGCACAACAGGCAGAATCGGTTCCGCTGCAACCCGCCGAGGCGGTGCGAGTCAACGTTTACGCGGAACCTGGTCGGTTCGGCGGCTGGCCAGCCAATCATGGAATCTGGTCCTGGGGTAATGAGATCCTCGTCGGCTTTTCCGCGGGGTATTCCAAAGACAACGGCCCCGGCGTTCACGCGATTGATCGCGAGCGCCCGGAAGAACATCTTTTCGCCCGCAGCCTCGATGGTGGAGAAACCTGGTCACTGGAAAACCCATCGAAGCAAGGGGCACTCATCCCCGTTGGTAAAGGTCTTCACGGGATTACTCCTCCGGGACTGAAAGAGAAGCCGTGGCAGGATTGTCCAGGAGGAATCAATTTTCAACATCCCGACTTTGTGATCACGTTTCGCATGCTCGACCATCATGGTGACGAATCGCGATTCTCTTACTCAAACGATCGTGGCAAGACCTGGCAGGGACCGTTCCGCCTGGATGTGGCCGATGATCAGGGAAGAAAGCTCAAACTCGCCCCCCGCACAAACTACATCGTCAACGGCCCGCACGACTGCCTGGTCTTCCTCACTGCCGCCAAAGGGAATGGTCGCGAAGGACGTCCCCTGTGTGCACGGACGACTGATGGGGGTAAGACATGGAACTTCGTGGCGTGGATCGGGCCGGAACCGAAAGGGTATTCGATCATGCCTTCGGCGGTCCGCCTCGGCGAATCCGAACTGCTGGTCATCATTCGCTGTCGCGAAGGAAAGCGAAGTTGGCTTGATGCTTATCGTTCGCTCGACGACGGCAAAACCTGGAAAGTGGATGATCATCCCGTCGCGGATACCGGTGAAGGGAATCCCCCCAGCCTGATCAAGTTGTCCGACGGCCGCCTGAGCCTGGCATACGGGTATCGGGCAGAGCCATTTCAGATGCGGGCTCGCCTGAGTAACGATGGTGGCAAGACCTGGGGAAACATCCTGATCCTGCACAACAACGGGGGAGGACGCGACTTTGGGTACCCGGTCAGCGTGCAGCGCCCCGACGGAAAAATTGTGACAATCTACTATTTTCATGACCAGCCGCTCAGCGATCGATACATCGCGGCAACGATCTGGAACCCTGAATATACGGCAAAATAA
- a CDS encoding peptidylprolyl isomerase, whose protein sequence is MGEGNHLSVPNSKGQTKGRLMWVFGGSVAAVLSAGMLMQYVRSPASMAATDPPAGQARVGNTAKKPEVLAKVDKDTITYDTVAEECVKRHGREVLDDLIHRLIIQQACEAHEITVSEQEITDEIKRIATRFNLDPTQWLQMLQAERNISPLQYRQSVIFPMIALKKLAGEEVEVDDKDMNEAFVRNYGPRVKARMIMFDNQRRAQAGWDELKKNPDDFEELAAKLSVDPNSRALGGQIPPIAKFNGNEMLENAAFRLKEGEISGVIEVAPSRFVILKCEGRTEPVVTEIDEVRNTLYEELKESKIQMQVAKVFEKLKKETIVDNYLTQTSNRPERNAAATGPIGGGVQPASGTQAKPTAAAAPAKAPRKQ, encoded by the coding sequence ATGGGTGAAGGGAATCACCTGTCCGTGCCCAATTCCAAGGGCCAGACCAAAGGACGGTTGATGTGGGTATTTGGCGGCTCGGTCGCTGCCGTACTGTCTGCTGGCATGTTGATGCAATACGTCCGCAGCCCCGCATCGATGGCAGCCACAGACCCGCCAGCCGGTCAGGCTCGCGTCGGCAACACGGCCAAGAAGCCTGAAGTTCTTGCCAAGGTCGACAAAGATACCATCACCTATGACACCGTCGCCGAAGAGTGCGTCAAACGCCATGGCCGCGAAGTCCTCGACGACCTGATCCATCGCCTGATCATCCAGCAGGCCTGCGAAGCCCACGAAATCACCGTCAGTGAGCAGGAAATCACCGACGAGATCAAACGGATCGCGACCCGCTTCAACCTCGATCCGACTCAATGGCTGCAAATGCTGCAGGCCGAACGCAACATCAGCCCGCTCCAGTACCGTCAGAGCGTGATCTTCCCGATGATCGCTTTGAAGAAGCTGGCAGGGGAAGAAGTCGAAGTCGACGACAAAGACATGAACGAAGCCTTCGTGCGAAACTATGGTCCTCGCGTCAAAGCACGCATGATCATGTTCGACAACCAGCGTCGGGCTCAAGCGGGTTGGGATGAACTCAAGAAGAACCCAGACGATTTTGAAGAACTTGCCGCCAAGTTGTCCGTCGATCCAAACAGCCGCGCATTGGGTGGTCAGATCCCCCCGATCGCCAAGTTCAACGGCAACGAAATGCTGGAAAACGCCGCCTTCCGACTCAAAGAAGGCGAAATCTCCGGTGTGATCGAAGTGGCCCCCAGCCGGTTCGTCATCCTGAAGTGTGAAGGTCGTACGGAACCTGTCGTCACCGAAATCGACGAAGTTCGTAACACCCTCTACGAAGAGCTGAAGGAATCGAAGATTCAGATGCAGGTTGCGAAGGTCTTCGAAAAGCTGAAGAAAGAAACCATCGTCGACAACTACCTGACTCAGACCTCGAACCGCCCTGAACGTAATGCAGCGGCGACCGGTCCGATCGGCGGCGGAGTTCAGCCAGCCAGTGGAACCCAGGCCAAGCCAACCGCTGCCGCGGCTCCCGCGAAAGCCCCACGTAAGCAATAA
- a CDS encoding cyanophycinase, with the protein MSAKQTSRWLKLTSSVSSSRSEIPATPQGSVARRSISRPRMLCWMVTVVILVGASVYVRAEIHRRIAYLEKRPTTGLTPAGGTLLIAGGGHLSEMIRHRFIELAGGTNSRIVVIPAEVIDDEARESYRQMWLKYEVKSVDVLHTTLRATANDVSFCEVLSTATGVWLGGGQQTWLADWYGGTLVESRLKEVLSRNGVIGGTSAGAAIMSGIMIAGGRGTPVMGRGFDLIPGAVIDQHFIKRNRIGRLYQVLERHPDLIGFGIDEETALQYAIKTGSFQVLGQSCVVACVLDAGNEKSGKFRLQFMNPGDEFDIERLRRGDQIQPAFSPFEEVLFGE; encoded by the coding sequence ATGTCCGCTAAGCAGACATCTCGTTGGCTGAAACTGACCAGTTCTGTCTCGTCCTCTCGTTCTGAAATTCCGGCAACGCCGCAGGGGAGCGTTGCACGTCGTTCGATCTCCAGGCCTCGAATGCTGTGCTGGATGGTGACAGTCGTGATTCTGGTGGGGGCCAGTGTTTACGTCCGGGCAGAGATTCACCGCCGGATTGCGTATCTGGAGAAGCGACCGACAACGGGATTGACTCCTGCTGGAGGAACGTTGCTGATCGCCGGGGGAGGGCATCTGTCCGAGATGATTCGTCACCGCTTTATCGAATTAGCGGGTGGCACGAACTCACGGATTGTGGTGATCCCGGCGGAGGTGATCGATGACGAGGCGCGGGAGTCCTATCGACAGATGTGGCTGAAATATGAGGTCAAGAGTGTTGATGTCCTGCATACCACATTGCGTGCCACGGCCAATGATGTCTCGTTCTGCGAGGTCCTCTCTACCGCAACCGGAGTCTGGCTTGGGGGAGGTCAGCAGACATGGCTGGCCGACTGGTATGGCGGCACGCTTGTTGAAAGCCGGCTGAAAGAGGTGCTGTCCCGAAATGGCGTGATTGGGGGCACGTCGGCCGGGGCCGCGATTATGTCGGGGATCATGATTGCCGGAGGGCGAGGCACGCCGGTGATGGGACGTGGCTTCGACCTGATTCCGGGTGCGGTGATCGATCAGCACTTTATCAAACGGAATCGAATCGGCCGGCTTTACCAGGTTCTGGAGCGACACCCTGATCTGATTGGATTTGGAATCGATGAAGAGACCGCACTGCAATATGCCATCAAAACGGGGAGTTTTCAGGTTCTCGGCCAGTCGTGTGTTGTGGCGTGTGTGCTGGACGCGGGAAACGAAAAGTCTGGTAAATTTCGCCTGCAGTTCATGAATCCCGGTGATGAGTTTGATATCGAGCGACTTCGTCGTGGCGACCAGATTCAACCTGCGTTCAGCCCGTTCGAGGAAGTTCTATTTGGAGAATAA
- a CDS encoding histidine phosphatase family protein has protein sequence MTEKKSLLLFRHAKSSWGDPQLADQDRPLNDRGRKAAVRMGRLMKEEQLIPDLVLSSSSRRTRETAELAFAELAPVSLSVHYLDELYEAEPAGLAAVLSRVSELFPAVLLLGHNPGFEEFLTLLTGEHLKFPTAAIAVIELGPIQWSEFSSLPSSSAPQGRLQRLWKPKELDRD, from the coding sequence ATGACAGAGAAAAAATCCCTGCTTCTGTTTCGACACGCCAAGTCGAGTTGGGGCGACCCACAGCTCGCTGATCAGGACCGCCCCCTGAATGATCGCGGACGTAAAGCGGCCGTCCGTATGGGGCGGTTGATGAAGGAGGAACAGCTCATCCCTGACCTGGTCCTCTCCTCGTCGTCTCGACGGACACGTGAGACTGCGGAACTCGCGTTCGCAGAACTCGCCCCCGTTTCGTTATCCGTTCATTATCTGGACGAACTTTACGAGGCAGAGCCGGCGGGCTTAGCCGCAGTGCTGTCTCGGGTTTCCGAGCTGTTCCCGGCCGTCCTGTTGCTGGGGCATAACCCCGGCTTTGAAGAGTTTCTCACCCTTCTCACTGGTGAGCACCTCAAGTTTCCCACTGCCGCAATTGCGGTGATCGAATTGGGTCCGATCCAGTGGAGCGAGTTTTCCAGTCTCCCATCATCGTCTGCCCCTCAAGGACGTCTCCAGCGACTGTGGAAACCCAAAGAGTTAGACCGAGATTAG
- a CDS encoding ribose-phosphate diphosphokinase: MDYLRPNLSGPRLAPFQAPQGDLAIIAGSGNPILAQTIANTLGVSLTPARAHIFSEGNVFVRIKENVRGKDVFIVQGCHFPVNDNFMELLFWIDAARRASAQNVTAVIPFFSYAQGDKKDEPRVSIRARVCADAIEAAGADRVLTMDLHSPQIQGFFRVPVDHLYGRTVLVDHFKQLNIPDLVVCSPDVGFAKGAAAYAGLLNAPVVIGNKYRADHTETVQIVEVIGNVQDKNVFLVDDLTITGRSLVEMARTLKARGARDVYAAVTHGVLSEGAAARIAESEIKKMFITDTIENSFSPLPANIEVISVAPLMAAAIRSIHDRTSVSMLFPEKYD; the protein is encoded by the coding sequence ATGGACTATCTGCGGCCGAATCTGTCTGGGCCGAGACTCGCACCGTTCCAGGCACCTCAGGGTGATCTGGCAATCATTGCAGGGTCGGGGAATCCCATTCTGGCGCAAACAATCGCCAACACACTGGGTGTCTCTCTGACCCCTGCAAGGGCTCACATCTTCAGTGAAGGAAATGTGTTCGTCCGCATCAAAGAGAACGTCCGGGGCAAAGACGTTTTTATCGTGCAGGGCTGTCACTTCCCGGTCAACGATAACTTCATGGAACTTTTGTTCTGGATCGATGCCGCGCGTCGCGCGAGTGCCCAGAACGTCACCGCAGTCATCCCGTTTTTCAGCTATGCGCAAGGGGACAAGAAGGACGAGCCCCGCGTCTCGATCCGGGCCCGTGTCTGTGCCGATGCCATCGAAGCGGCAGGGGCGGATCGCGTACTGACAATGGACTTGCACAGTCCTCAAATTCAGGGCTTCTTCCGCGTCCCCGTCGACCATCTTTACGGTCGGACCGTGCTGGTTGATCACTTTAAGCAGCTCAACATTCCCGACCTGGTGGTGTGCAGTCCTGACGTTGGGTTTGCGAAAGGGGCCGCGGCGTACGCAGGGCTGCTGAATGCGCCGGTCGTCATTGGGAACAAGTATCGGGCGGACCACACAGAGACTGTGCAGATCGTGGAAGTGATCGGCAACGTCCAGGACAAGAACGTTTTTCTGGTCGATGACCTGACGATCACGGGCCGTTCACTGGTGGAAATGGCCAGAACGCTGAAAGCACGCGGTGCTCGTGATGTCTATGCTGCTGTGACGCACGGCGTACTGTCGGAAGGTGCGGCAGCACGGATCGCCGAAAGCGAAATCAAGAAGATGTTCATTACAGACACCATCGAAAATTCGTTCAGTCCATTGCCGGCGAATATCGAAGTGATTTCGGTTGCTCCATTGATGGCGGCCGCCATCCGCTCGATCCACGACCGGACCAGTGTCAGTATGCTCTTCCCTGAAAAGTACGATTGA
- the xerD gene encoding site-specific tyrosine recombinase XerD — translation MPPRRRPTLSAATNSSNKAEPSEHLAGFIHYLKAECGLSANTLLAYRRDLTRFDAWYQTNGPGKLQQVDLALLTRYLEDLHQHQFAATSIARHLAALKMFFRYLVLEGIIPESIVELVNSPKLWQHLPKVLSPEKVDALIAAPSREDRHPLRDRALLALMYATGCRASEVCGIALRDIHLEERYCRCVGKGNKERIVSLNPVACAAVEAYLQHEYPKLAPKGDPTSPLLVSRGGNPLSRITVWKLVKRYAARIGASREVSPHTLRHSFATHMLAGGAEIRALQELLGHASIRTTQIYTQVDHSRLKSIHEKCHPRG, via the coding sequence GTGCCTCCGCGTCGACGTCCCACTTTGTCCGCCGCCACGAATTCCAGCAACAAGGCCGAACCGTCCGAACATCTCGCCGGATTCATCCATTACCTCAAGGCGGAATGTGGACTCTCCGCCAATACGCTGCTCGCCTACCGGCGTGACCTGACCCGATTCGACGCCTGGTATCAGACCAATGGTCCGGGCAAGCTGCAGCAGGTCGATCTGGCATTGCTGACTCGCTACCTGGAAGACCTCCATCAACATCAGTTTGCCGCTACGTCCATCGCCCGCCACCTGGCGGCTCTCAAAATGTTCTTCCGCTATCTGGTGCTGGAAGGGATCATCCCGGAAAGCATTGTCGAACTCGTCAACTCGCCGAAACTCTGGCAACACCTCCCGAAGGTCCTCAGCCCCGAAAAGGTCGATGCCCTGATCGCTGCCCCCTCCCGCGAAGACCGTCATCCACTCCGGGATCGAGCGCTCCTGGCACTCATGTACGCGACCGGTTGCCGTGCCTCCGAAGTCTGTGGAATAGCTCTGCGTGATATTCACCTGGAAGAGCGTTATTGCCGCTGCGTCGGGAAAGGAAACAAGGAACGTATCGTTTCACTGAATCCCGTCGCCTGCGCAGCGGTGGAAGCGTACCTGCAACACGAATACCCCAAACTGGCTCCCAAAGGAGACCCGACGTCCCCCCTGCTCGTTTCCCGCGGAGGCAACCCGCTCAGCCGAATCACCGTCTGGAAACTCGTGAAACGGTACGCCGCGCGAATTGGAGCCAGTCGCGAAGTCAGCCCCCACACGTTGCGTCATAGCTTCGCCACGCACATGCTGGCCGGGGGTGCCGAGATCCGTGCCCTGCAGGAACTGCTCGGTCACGCCAGCATTCGCACGACTCAGATCTACACCCAGGTCGACCACAGCCGACTCAAGTCCATCCACGAGAAGTGCCATCCCCGTGGCTGA
- the gatB gene encoding Asp-tRNA(Asn)/Glu-tRNA(Gln) amidotransferase subunit GatB, protein MSYEIIIGLEIHVQLQTKTKIFCGCPTTFNPDHPNVQTCPVCLGLPGALPVLNQHAYHLGVKTALGLGCQIAPFTKWDRKQYFYPDLPKGYQISQFDLPFSHDGHVDVVCGDPATVRRVRILRAHLEEDAGKNTHDESGRGRDSKVDLNRAGTPLVEIVTEPDLRSSEEARRFLEELRLMLTYLEVSDCNMQEGSLRCDANINLHVLQPDGTKVPTPIVEIKNLNSFRFTEQAIDYEVARQWEAYQQTGIRMGAKSGHKRTVGFDPGRGVTYALREKEEAADYRYFPDPDLVPVTTTVERVDAIRAEMCELPGLRRQRLIDEYQLTPYDASVIIDQGRAVADYFEDVAKACGEGKQAANWLTQDLQAAMKERGETITTVPIRPPVLAALLKRINQKQITIKAAREVFAALLSDHDEEIPVTESRIDEIVKARGLAIVQDTGAIDAAIAAVIERSAKAIADFKSGNEKAIGAMIGQVMKGVKGADPQLVREKLLEAIARS, encoded by the coding sequence ATGTCCTACGAAATCATTATCGGGCTGGAAATTCACGTCCAGCTCCAAACCAAGACCAAGATTTTTTGCGGTTGTCCGACCACGTTCAACCCTGATCACCCCAACGTACAGACCTGTCCCGTCTGTCTGGGCTTGCCGGGGGCCTTACCGGTTCTCAACCAGCACGCCTATCACCTGGGAGTGAAGACGGCTCTGGGATTGGGCTGCCAGATCGCGCCCTTCACCAAGTGGGACCGGAAACAGTACTTCTATCCGGACCTTCCCAAAGGCTATCAGATCAGCCAGTTCGATCTTCCCTTCAGTCATGACGGCCATGTCGACGTGGTTTGCGGGGACCCCGCGACTGTTCGTCGCGTTCGCATCCTGCGAGCCCACCTGGAAGAAGACGCCGGTAAGAATACGCATGACGAATCAGGCCGAGGCCGCGACAGCAAGGTCGATCTCAACCGGGCGGGAACTCCGCTGGTCGAAATCGTGACGGAGCCGGATCTTCGTTCGTCGGAAGAAGCACGCCGATTCCTCGAAGAGTTGCGGCTGATGCTGACGTATCTCGAGGTCTCTGACTGCAACATGCAGGAAGGGAGTCTGCGGTGCGACGCGAACATCAACCTGCATGTGCTGCAGCCGGACGGGACGAAGGTCCCGACACCGATTGTGGAAATCAAGAACCTGAACAGTTTCCGCTTTACGGAACAGGCGATTGACTACGAAGTGGCTCGCCAGTGGGAAGCGTATCAGCAGACCGGGATCCGGATGGGAGCCAAAAGTGGCCACAAGCGAACGGTCGGATTCGACCCGGGCCGCGGAGTCACGTATGCGTTACGCGAAAAAGAAGAAGCGGCAGACTATCGCTATTTCCCTGACCCTGACCTCGTGCCTGTTACCACGACCGTCGAGCGCGTTGACGCGATTCGTGCGGAAATGTGTGAACTTCCCGGTCTACGTCGTCAGCGATTGATCGATGAATACCAGTTAACCCCGTACGATGCGTCGGTCATCATCGATCAGGGGCGGGCCGTCGCGGATTACTTCGAAGATGTTGCCAAGGCGTGCGGAGAAGGAAAGCAGGCAGCGAACTGGCTGACCCAGGATCTGCAGGCCGCGATGAAAGAGCGGGGTGAAACGATCACCACCGTCCCGATCCGGCCCCCCGTGCTGGCGGCTCTGCTGAAGCGAATCAACCAGAAGCAGATCACCATCAAGGCGGCTCGAGAAGTCTTCGCGGCGCTGCTCAGCGATCACGACGAAGAGATTCCTGTGACGGAGTCGCGAATCGATGAAATCGTCAAAGCACGCGGACTGGCGATCGTGCAGGATACCGGTGCCATTGATGCTGCCATCGCTGCGGTGATTGAGCGAAGTGCGAAGGCGATTGCCGACTTCAAGAGCGGAAACGAGAAGGCCATCGGGGCGATGATCGGGCAGGTCATGAAAGGGGTGAAGGGGGCCGACCCGCAACTCGTTCGTGAAAAGCTGCTGGAGGCCATCGCCAGGTCGTGA
- a CDS encoding EboA domain-containing protein, whose translation MNPDTEKIRQLIERWMEMRVDPAAAAWIRDRQEVIQRGDKRGLFLAFGMVPRKVGKSDLELTDEELIIANEVRPGWNPKGWSIDQATRTLFLLTLPPTEPTTLVGILDQLASTGEVGELVAIYQSLALLPHPEAHVLRAAEGIRTNIKAVFCAVAYQNPYPAEQFNEDQWNQMVLKCQFIGVPMAPVVGLDQRSNAALSGMVLDYIAERRAAHRTIAPELWRCVGRHADARGLAELHNVLTTGSLVEKYAAGLALSESTEPAAQNFLGIAPEIAGEIASGKITWATIDAMSSC comes from the coding sequence ATGAATCCTGATACGGAAAAAATTCGACAACTGATCGAGCGATGGATGGAAATGCGGGTGGATCCCGCCGCGGCTGCGTGGATTCGCGATCGCCAGGAAGTCATTCAACGGGGGGACAAGCGGGGATTGTTCCTCGCCTTCGGAATGGTGCCGCGCAAGGTCGGGAAATCCGATCTCGAGCTGACGGACGAAGAACTGATCATCGCGAATGAGGTGCGGCCCGGCTGGAACCCGAAGGGCTGGAGTATCGATCAGGCGACTCGAACGCTGTTTCTGCTGACTTTGCCGCCAACCGAACCGACCACCCTGGTGGGGATTCTGGATCAACTCGCCTCGACGGGTGAAGTTGGGGAGCTGGTCGCAATCTATCAGTCGTTAGCGCTCCTGCCGCATCCCGAGGCACACGTCCTGCGCGCTGCCGAAGGGATTCGGACGAACATCAAGGCTGTCTTCTGCGCGGTGGCGTATCAGAACCCGTATCCGGCAGAACAGTTCAACGAAGACCAGTGGAATCAGATGGTGCTGAAGTGCCAGTTCATCGGTGTCCCGATGGCTCCCGTCGTGGGGCTGGACCAGCGGTCCAACGCGGCACTCTCGGGCATGGTGCTGGACTACATCGCAGAACGGCGGGCGGCGCATCGTACGATTGCACCCGAGCTGTGGCGCTGTGTCGGGCGGCATGCGGATGCCAGAGGGTTGGCGGAACTGCACAACGTGCTGACGACCGGCTCGCTTGTCGAAAAGTATGCTGCCGGATTGGCTCTCAGCGAAAGTACGGAACCTGCCGCTCAGAATTTCCTCGGGATCGCGCCTGAAATCGCGGGCGAAATTGCCTCGGGCAAGATCACGTGGGCCACCATTGATGCGATGAGTTCCTGTTAA
- a CDS encoding zinc ribbon domain-containing protein: protein MPTYDYHCPENQQTLTVQHGMKESIRTWGELCTRTQTEPGKTPLDASVERVISGGIALPIASPIPQLPTSGCCGNPSSCGHGH, encoded by the coding sequence ATGCCCACTTACGATTACCATTGTCCAGAGAATCAGCAGACGTTGACCGTGCAGCACGGAATGAAGGAATCCATCAGGACGTGGGGCGAACTGTGCACGCGCACTCAGACCGAGCCGGGAAAGACGCCGCTGGACGCATCGGTCGAGCGAGTGATCTCAGGTGGTATTGCGTTGCCGATTGCCAGTCCGATTCCTCAGCTTCCCACGTCGGGTTGCTGTGGGAACCCTTCCAGTTGCGGTCACGGACATTGA